One window of Mediterraneibacter butyricigenes genomic DNA carries:
- a CDS encoding DUF3789 domain-containing protein, with protein MLGFILGTMTGGVMGVFAMCLFIAGKREDEALERCRMKPKEIIDHGVCICFVNSQGEELFRLADGESLVQNAPNGERNVSTCHYLDADSAMIDGKKWNLLEFAKEMEKRGIMFAPMELCQVSERG; from the coding sequence ATGTTGGGATTTATACTTGGCACAATGACCGGAGGAGTAATGGGCGTTTTTGCAATGTGTCTTTTCATAGCTGGAAAACGTGAGGATGAGGCACTGGAGCGGTGCCGGATGAAACCAAAGGAGATCATTGACCACGGCGTGTGCATCTGTTTTGTAAACAGCCAGGGAGAGGAACTGTTCCGTCTGGCAGACGGGGAAAGCCTTGTGCAGAATGCCCCAAATGGAGAGCGGAACGTATCCACCTGCCACTATCTGGATGCCGATTCTGCTATGATTGATGGGAAAAAATGGAACCTCCTGGAATTCGCAAAAGAGATGGAAAAGAGAGGGATCATGTTCGCCCCGATGGAGCTGTGCCAGGTATCGGAAAGGGGGTGA
- a CDS encoding plasmid mobilization protein, which produces MRKRNHVIPVRLNAKELRFLEEQVEKSGLSREEYIRSIVMGGEVRARPCEHHTELLRKISGLCNNANQLAHVANGCGMAGEESIREMLRMTKETWRLVKEEW; this is translated from the coding sequence ATGAGAAAAAGGAACCATGTGATACCAGTCCGCCTCAATGCAAAAGAGCTGCGTTTTCTGGAAGAGCAGGTAGAAAAAAGCGGCCTGTCCCGTGAGGAATACATCCGTTCCATTGTCATGGGTGGCGAAGTCCGGGCAAGACCCTGTGAGCATCATACGGAGCTTTTGCGGAAAATATCCGGTCTGTGCAACAACGCCAATCAGCTTGCCCATGTAGCCAACGGCTGTGGGATGGCCGGGGAAGAGAGTATCCGGGAAATGCTCCGCATGACGAAAGAGACATGGAGGCTGGTCAAAGAGGAATGGTAG
- a CDS encoding DUF4314 domain-containing protein: protein MVQIYRNMTQERIEAMRRRYPPGTEVTLNSMEGESHMPPGLKGKVDMVDDAGQIHVNWENGSSLALVPGVDSFNITDLPRAERPKQQQSR, encoded by the coding sequence GTGGTACAAATATACAGAAATATGACACAAGAAAGAATAGAAGCCATGCGGAGAAGATATCCGCCGGGAACCGAGGTCACGCTTAACAGCATGGAGGGGGAGAGCCACATGCCACCCGGCTTAAAAGGTAAGGTGGATATGGTAGACGATGCAGGGCAGATCCACGTAAACTGGGAGAATGGAAGCAGTCTTGCCCTCGTTCCGGGAGTGGACAGCTTCAACATTACGGACCTGCCAAGAGCAGAGAGGCCCAAACAGCAGCAATCCCGGTAA
- a CDS encoding relaxase/mobilization nuclease domain-containing protein, protein MAYTSIIPVSRLDNSITYIRNKDKTTKKGQSAGSLEEAIDYAMNRDKTERSVFEDAIGCVCETAYQDMVATKKRYHKMDGVQGYHLVQSFVKGEVTPELAHQIGMEMAERLLQGKYEAVITTHLNTEHYHNHIVFNSVSMEDGKKYHSNSRSYYEDVRKASDALCLKYGLSVIEPKNGKGKSYAQWMAEQDGKPTWRTSIRLDIRDAVAESFTWKQFLEQMKQRGYQWKLNRKYIALKAPGMERYIRLRSLGKHYSEESIRQWILQPKSRIPAGKEGDFRSPKKKLKGIQALYYSYLYQMGALKQKPKRISPVLRADIRKLDARIEQMEFLQKHQITTREELLAYRTSLEERVQALTKERKRLYRSEPDSVRIGQITEELKPLRKDIRICIRIEQQSQEMEEKMRLAEQIQRQEEEQTEKNRKPRTESR, encoded by the coding sequence ATGGCATACACCAGTATCATCCCGGTCAGCCGTCTGGACAATTCCATCACGTACATCCGAAACAAGGATAAGACCACCAAGAAAGGGCAGAGTGCCGGCTCTCTGGAAGAAGCCATCGATTACGCCATGAATCGGGACAAGACGGAGCGTTCCGTTTTTGAGGATGCCATCGGCTGCGTCTGTGAGACTGCCTATCAAGATATGGTAGCTACGAAGAAACGATACCACAAGATGGACGGAGTACAGGGGTACCATCTGGTGCAGAGCTTTGTCAAAGGGGAAGTCACCCCGGAGCTTGCTCACCAGATCGGCATGGAAATGGCAGAAAGGCTCCTTCAGGGAAAATACGAAGCAGTCATCACCACCCATCTGAATACGGAGCATTACCACAACCACATCGTGTTTAATTCCGTGAGCATGGAAGATGGGAAAAAGTACCACAGCAACAGCAGGAGTTACTATGAGGATGTAAGGAAAGCTTCGGATGCCTTATGCCTGAAATACGGCTTATCTGTCATCGAACCGAAAAACGGCAAAGGGAAATCCTATGCACAGTGGATGGCAGAACAGGACGGAAAGCCGACCTGGAGAACCTCGATCCGTCTGGACATCCGGGATGCTGTGGCAGAGAGCTTCACATGGAAACAGTTTCTGGAACAGATGAAGCAGAGGGGATACCAGTGGAAGCTGAACCGGAAGTACATTGCATTAAAAGCACCGGGGATGGAACGGTATATCCGTCTGCGGAGCCTTGGGAAGCATTACTCGGAAGAGAGCATCCGGCAGTGGATCTTGCAGCCCAAGAGCAGGATACCTGCTGGAAAAGAAGGAGATTTCAGATCCCCGAAAAAGAAGTTAAAAGGGATACAGGCCCTGTACTATTCCTATCTGTACCAGATGGGTGCCCTAAAGCAGAAGCCGAAAAGGATTTCCCCGGTGCTCCGGGCAGACATCCGAAAACTGGATGCCAGGATCGAGCAGATGGAATTTCTACAGAAGCATCAGATCACTACCCGTGAAGAGCTACTCGCCTACCGCACATCGTTGGAAGAGAGGGTACAGGCACTCACGAAAGAGCGGAAGCGGCTCTACCGGAGCGAACCGGACAGTGTCAGGATCGGTCAGATCACCGAAGAACTGAAGCCACTTCGAAAGGATATCCGCATTTGTATCCGGATCGAACAGCAGTCCCAGGAGATGGAAGAAAAGATGCGTCTGGCAGAGCAGATCCAGAGACAGGAAGAAGAACAGACGGAGAAAAACAGAAAACCGAGAACAGAAAGCAGGTGA
- a CDS encoding DUF3991 domain-containing protein, whose product MPWIPEEEIKRAREITAIEYLKKYQPNRLKKSSARNEWELTDHDSFKINELTSQWHWKSRDIGGTSALNFLIHVDGCSFLEAVQMLKDEYPTYIPPPVETKPKKLFVLPPASPDCRRVFRYLKERGISGEVLQQCVHLGILYESLPYHNAVFVGRDENQVARYAFLRGIYDASGKAFKMEQAGSEKAYAFCVPAQTGCRRVAVYEACVDVLAHMTLEQGSRDKYRLELGGISAPKEGQSQRSMKKPQALEHFLSQHPEITEIEVCTDNDFAGRWACEHIRKAYEGSYRIIENLPEIEGADWADMAKMAARTPEKRQNREAR is encoded by the coding sequence ATGCCGTGGATTCCGGAAGAAGAGATCAAACGGGCAAGGGAAATCACCGCCATTGAGTACCTGAAGAAATACCAGCCGAACCGCCTGAAAAAATCTTCAGCCAGAAATGAATGGGAGCTGACAGACCACGATAGCTTTAAAATCAACGAGCTCACCAGCCAGTGGCACTGGAAATCCAGAGATATCGGGGGAACCAGTGCCTTAAATTTCCTGATCCATGTAGATGGGTGTTCCTTTCTGGAGGCAGTGCAAATGCTGAAAGATGAGTATCCCACCTACATCCCTCCGCCTGTGGAGACAAAGCCCAAAAAGCTGTTTGTCCTGCCGCCAGCCAGCCCGGACTGCCGCAGGGTGTTCCGATATCTGAAAGAGCGCGGAATCAGTGGAGAGGTCTTACAGCAGTGTGTTCATCTGGGAATCCTCTATGAGAGCCTGCCCTATCACAATGCTGTGTTCGTAGGCCGGGACGAAAATCAGGTGGCAAGATATGCTTTCCTGCGTGGGATTTACGATGCCAGCGGAAAGGCTTTTAAGATGGAACAGGCTGGAAGCGAAAAGGCATACGCTTTTTGTGTTCCGGCACAAACAGGATGCAGACGGGTTGCCGTTTATGAAGCCTGTGTGGATGTGCTGGCTCACATGACACTGGAACAGGGAAGCCGGGATAAGTACCGTCTGGAGCTTGGCGGGATCAGCGCACCAAAAGAAGGGCAGAGCCAGCGGAGCATGAAAAAGCCGCAGGCATTGGAACATTTTCTGTCCCAGCACCCGGAGATCACCGAGATCGAAGTGTGTACCGACAATGACTTTGCCGGACGGTGGGCGTGTGAACATATCCGAAAAGCCTACGAGGGAAGCTATCGGATCATCGAGAACCTGCCGGAAATCGAAGGGGCAGACTGGGCAGACATGGCAAAAATGGCTGCCCGTACACCGGAGAAACGGCAGAATAGGGAAGCGAGGTGA
- a CDS encoding DUF4313 domain-containing protein — protein MEEPKTLSYDWQYGREELFLRVDSYMSDDNLYIGLYHMEDGYPESFADLTVNLPFASLGGINEAYIDHNFSKEKLRFIKQHKLGTIQPDTASSGYCIFQRVAFDLKKLAELDPEGTKRFMERNGIRQRDVPKQKQKKKQRLQRER, from the coding sequence ATGGAAGAACCAAAGACACTGAGCTACGACTGGCAGTATGGCCGGGAGGAATTATTTCTCAGGGTAGACAGTTACATGAGCGATGACAATCTCTATATCGGGCTTTACCATATGGAAGATGGATACCCGGAAAGCTTTGCAGACCTTACGGTAAACCTGCCTTTTGCTTCGCTGGGCGGTATCAATGAAGCCTATATCGACCACAATTTCAGCAAAGAAAAGCTTCGTTTTATAAAGCAGCATAAGCTGGGAACGATACAGCCGGATACCGCATCCTCCGGTTACTGCATCTTCCAGAGGGTTGCATTCGACCTGAAAAAACTGGCAGAGCTTGATCCGGAAGGAACAAAAAGATTTATGGAAAGAAATGGCATCCGGCAAAGGGATGTACCAAAACAGAAACAAAAGAAAAAACAGAGATTACAAAGAGAAAGGTAG
- a CDS encoding class B sortase, protein MKIVKKLFQAVCLAALFLSAGFLIYHMVYLPMENKKLVAELKGNFPEPEAPGASGSEKKDQPAGRKCPVATVDLVTLRKQYLDVQGWLTIPDTGIDYPVLQSEQENGEFYLKRNYKKEYDINGSLFLQADCKVSESRNLIIYGHNMNSGAMFGNLDFYADETYYQEHPFAYLQTEDSIQEYRIVTVLKADRNLFPFQQKLPDVAAVQEYLKAAKQREVFETGDDYLKCIYDKVLTLVTCSYEWRGARNIVLAVPVSGAVWSQKCS, encoded by the coding sequence ATTTACCACATGGTATATCTTCCAATGGAAAACAAAAAGCTGGTGGCAGAGCTGAAAGGGAATTTCCCGGAGCCGGAAGCTCCGGGAGCCTCAGGCTCTGAAAAGAAAGACCAACCAGCTGGAAGAAAATGCCCGGTGGCTACGGTAGACCTTGTTACTCTTCGGAAACAATACCTGGATGTGCAGGGATGGCTGACGATACCAGATACCGGAATCGATTACCCGGTGCTTCAGTCCGAACAGGAGAATGGGGAGTTTTACCTGAAACGGAATTACAAAAAGGAATATGACATCAACGGAAGCCTGTTTTTACAGGCAGACTGCAAAGTGTCTGAAAGTCGGAACCTTATCATTTACGGTCACAACATGAACAGTGGGGCAATGTTCGGAAATCTGGATTTCTATGCAGATGAAACATATTATCAGGAGCATCCCTTTGCTTATCTTCAGACAGAGGATAGCATTCAGGAATATCGAATTGTCACGGTGCTGAAAGCAGACAGGAATTTGTTCCCGTTCCAGCAGAAACTTCCAGATGTGGCGGCAGTGCAGGAGTACTTAAAAGCAGCTAAGCAGAGGGAAGTGTTCGAAACCGGAGATGATTACCTGAAGTGTATATACGATAAGGTTTTGACGCTCGTCACGTGTTCATATGAATGGAGAGGTGCCAGGAACATCGTCCTGGCGGTGCCGGTTTCCGGGGCAGTGTGGAGTCAGAAGTGTTCGTAA
- a CDS encoding DNA-methyltransferase, whose translation MGNTLKLEDLLKPDCVPDESAGGENWRILHGDTLKLVKGFQPGIFDAVITDPPYASGGTKQNERNRTTNQKYSSMKAENALPDFDGDNKDQRSWTHWMAEWLYDVRKACKRGAPICLFIDWRQYPSITDALQWAGWIWRGTAVWDKGNSRPQKGRFRQQAEYIVWGSNGPMPINRPVSCLPGVFRYGNPQNRIHVTEKPLQLMKDVIQICEPGGLILDPFAGAGTTILAAAESGFQAVGIEVTDAYYKLGSDRVRIALEAGEEAENKEPQ comes from the coding sequence ATGGGAAATACCCTGAAACTTGAAGATCTTTTAAAACCGGACTGTGTGCCGGATGAGTCTGCCGGAGGGGAGAACTGGCGTATCCTGCATGGAGATACCTTAAAACTGGTCAAAGGATTCCAGCCGGGGATCTTTGATGCAGTTATAACCGATCCGCCCTATGCGTCCGGGGGAACCAAGCAGAACGAACGCAACCGAACTACCAACCAGAAGTACAGCAGCATGAAAGCAGAAAATGCCCTGCCGGATTTTGATGGGGATAATAAAGACCAGCGTTCCTGGACCCACTGGATGGCAGAATGGCTGTACGATGTGCGGAAAGCCTGCAAGAGAGGGGCTCCGATCTGCCTCTTTATTGACTGGAGACAGTATCCGTCCATCACCGATGCCCTCCAGTGGGCAGGGTGGATCTGGAGAGGGACTGCCGTCTGGGACAAGGGGAACTCCCGTCCGCAGAAAGGCAGATTCCGCCAGCAGGCAGAATATATTGTATGGGGAAGCAACGGACCGATGCCGATCAACCGCCCGGTGTCCTGCCTTCCGGGTGTGTTCCGTTATGGGAATCCCCAGAACCGCATCCATGTGACAGAAAAGCCGCTCCAGCTGATGAAGGATGTCATCCAGATCTGTGAGCCGGGCGGCCTGATCTTAGACCCGTTTGCCGGAGCTGGTACTACCATCCTTGCGGCGGCAGAGTCGGGGTTTCAGGCAGTCGGCATTGAAGTGACCGATGCGTATTATAAGCTGGGAAGCGACCGTGTCCGCATTGCACTGGAAGCTGGGGAAGAAGCGGAAAACAAAGAACCACAGTAG
- a CDS encoding DUF7768 domain-containing protein — protein MEQALAYVCCSAEEGKTKVQRYCRKIYELGYVPICSQYSFSPFLDDGDAEDMQAMRRMSHQILRRCRMVVVCGKETTGTMNTEISMADRLHIICTTLDGLSKIKENE, from the coding sequence TTGGAACAGGCACTTGCTTATGTCTGCTGTTCTGCAGAAGAAGGAAAGACCAAAGTACAGCGGTACTGCCGGAAGATCTACGAACTGGGATATGTGCCGATCTGCTCGCAGTACAGCTTTTCCCCATTCCTTGATGACGGGGATGCAGAGGATATGCAGGCCATGCGGAGAATGTCCCACCAGATCTTAAGGCGGTGCAGGATGGTGGTTGTCTGCGGAAAAGAGACCACCGGGACGATGAACACGGAGATCAGCATGGCTGACAGACTCCATATCATCTGTACCACACTGGATGGGTTGAGCAAAATCAAGGAAAATGAATGA
- the metK gene encoding methionine adenosyltransferase, with product MKRFYTAESVTEGHPDKLCDLIADSILDACLKEDENSRVACEVLATKGNIIVAGEITSRFEPQVFEIIKKVLESAGYEAEEIHMDALIHKQSPDIAGAVERSRERRAGTVSVQSGLASGAGDQGIMIGYACDETPQLMPMPVVLANRIVRELSASRRSGYITGILSDGKAQVTVEYEDDRPVRLDTVVVSCQHEKEKSLRKLEHEIREKVLRPALRMLPPDEDTKILINPSGRFVCGGLDADTGLTGRKLMVDTYGSLVPHGGGAFSGKDCSKVDRSGAYMARYIAKNMVAAGLASRCQVSLAYAIGVAQPVMVQVDTFGTGKICADDCLAAAIPLVFGLTPSQICDTLHLKRPIYRQSAVFGHFGRKEFPWEKTDKAEQLRDTVM from the coding sequence ATGAAACGATTTTATACAGCAGAATCCGTAACAGAAGGACATCCGGATAAGCTCTGCGACCTGATCGCAGACAGCATTCTGGATGCGTGTCTGAAAGAGGACGAAAATTCCAGGGTGGCCTGCGAGGTGCTGGCGACCAAAGGGAACATCATTGTGGCAGGAGAGATTACCAGCCGATTTGAGCCACAGGTGTTTGAAATCATCAAAAAGGTGCTGGAGAGTGCAGGCTATGAAGCAGAGGAAATCCACATGGATGCCCTCATCCACAAACAGAGTCCGGATATCGCCGGGGCAGTGGAGAGATCCAGAGAACGCAGAGCAGGGACTGTTTCTGTTCAGAGCGGACTTGCCAGCGGTGCCGGGGATCAGGGCATCATGATTGGCTACGCCTGTGATGAGACGCCGCAGCTCATGCCAATGCCAGTGGTTTTGGCGAACCGCATTGTGAGGGAACTGTCTGCAAGCCGCAGAAGTGGATATATCACGGGAATCCTGTCAGACGGAAAGGCACAGGTGACCGTGGAATACGAAGATGACAGACCTGTCCGTCTGGATACGGTCGTTGTGTCCTGTCAGCATGAAAAGGAAAAATCTCTTCGGAAGCTGGAGCATGAGATCCGGGAGAAAGTGTTACGCCCGGCACTCCGTATGCTGCCACCGGATGAGGATACCAAGATCCTGATTAACCCATCGGGCAGATTTGTGTGCGGAGGTCTGGATGCAGACACCGGACTGACCGGAAGGAAACTAATGGTGGATACCTACGGCAGCCTGGTACCGCATGGCGGCGGTGCATTCTCCGGGAAGGATTGTTCCAAAGTTGACCGTTCCGGGGCGTACATGGCCCGTTACATCGCCAAAAACATGGTAGCTGCCGGACTTGCCAGCCGATGCCAGGTGTCCCTTGCCTATGCCATCGGGGTTGCCCAGCCAGTCATGGTGCAGGTGGATACCTTTGGAACGGGAAAGATCTGTGCGGATGACTGCCTCGCCGCAGCGATCCCTCTGGTGTTCGGGCTTACCCCAAGCCAGATCTGTGACACCCTGCACCTGAAGCGGCCAATCTACCGACAGAGTGCGGTGTTCGGGCATTTTGGAAGAAAGGAATTCCCGTGGGAGAAAACGGATAAGGCAGAGCAGCTCCGGGATACCGTGATGTAA
- a CDS encoding VirD4-like conjugal transfer protein, CD1115 family, producing the protein MIWLAGLPVIWWVAILLADAIQPGRNLFELMEVLTEKLNHPFQFHYTEYTIKSMLVCTLLYAAGIGIFYSSQKNYRRGEEHGSARWGDARQICKKYSQKPYSQNILLTQNFRISLDTHKHRRCLNILVVGGSGAGKSRGFALPNIMQCCCSMVITDPKAELLRKTGGLLEKKGYEVRVFDLINPDTSFCYNPFEYVHDDKDVLRLISNLIQNTTPKGSQSSDPFWEKSETALLQALMLYLLHEAPPEEQNFAMIMEMLGSAQVKEEDEDYESPLDILFDRLEMRDPDSIAVKQYHIYKQAAGKTAKSILISVGVRLAAFNLPQIAKLTNTDELDLSSMGERKVALFCCIPDADTSLNYLVGMIYSQLFQTLYYMADRVHGGALPVPVNCIMDEFPNASLPNEFEKILATCRSRSIYCSIIIQNMSQLKALFKDSWESLVGNCDEFLYLGGNEKETHKYVSELLGKETIDTNTYGQTKGKSGSYSTNFQQSGRELLQPDEVRMLDNQNALLFIRGERPILDAKYDLMKHPNIRYTEDGGAGPFNYAKAPLAHDDFTFDETRYDDYELLLDEDIIGELF; encoded by the coding sequence GTGATTTGGCTTGCCGGACTGCCTGTCATCTGGTGGGTAGCAATCCTGCTTGCGGATGCCATCCAGCCGGGCAGGAATCTTTTCGAGCTGATGGAGGTTCTCACAGAAAAGCTGAACCATCCCTTCCAGTTTCATTATACGGAATATACCATCAAGTCGATGCTGGTCTGCACGTTACTTTACGCAGCCGGGATCGGCATTTTTTATTCCAGTCAGAAGAACTACCGCAGAGGGGAAGAACATGGCTCTGCCAGATGGGGCGATGCCCGGCAGATCTGTAAGAAATATAGCCAGAAGCCGTACTCCCAGAACATCCTGCTGACACAGAACTTCCGCATTAGCCTTGACACCCACAAGCACCGCAGATGTCTCAACATTCTCGTAGTGGGAGGCTCCGGTGCAGGAAAATCCAGAGGCTTTGCCCTGCCAAACATCATGCAGTGCTGCTGTTCGATGGTCATCACCGATCCGAAAGCCGAGCTGCTCCGAAAGACAGGCGGTCTGCTGGAAAAGAAAGGATATGAGGTGCGTGTCTTTGACCTCATCAATCCCGACACATCTTTTTGCTACAATCCATTCGAGTATGTCCACGATGACAAAGACGTGCTCCGTCTTATTTCCAATCTGATACAAAACACCACACCCAAAGGTTCCCAGTCCTCTGATCCCTTCTGGGAGAAGAGCGAAACCGCACTACTTCAGGCACTGATGCTGTATCTGCTCCACGAAGCTCCGCCGGAAGAACAGAACTTCGCCATGATCATGGAGATGTTAGGCTCGGCACAGGTAAAAGAAGAGGACGAGGACTACGAGTCCCCTCTGGACATTTTGTTTGACCGTCTGGAGATGCGGGACCCGGACAGCATTGCCGTCAAGCAGTATCACATTTACAAGCAGGCGGCAGGAAAGACCGCCAAGTCCATCCTGATCAGTGTAGGTGTCCGGCTGGCAGCCTTCAATCTGCCGCAGATCGCCAAGCTGACCAATACTGATGAACTGGATCTTTCCAGCATGGGAGAAAGAAAAGTTGCCCTTTTCTGCTGTATCCCGGATGCAGACACCTCTTTGAATTATCTGGTAGGCATGATCTACAGCCAGCTTTTCCAGACGCTTTATTACATGGCAGACCGTGTGCATGGCGGTGCCCTCCCGGTTCCGGTCAACTGCATCATGGATGAGTTTCCAAACGCATCCCTGCCAAATGAGTTTGAGAAGATCCTGGCAACCTGCCGTTCCCGTTCCATTTACTGCAGCATCATCATCCAGAACATGAGCCAACTAAAGGCTCTGTTCAAGGACTCCTGGGAAAGTCTGGTGGGCAACTGCGATGAGTTTTTGTACCTGGGCGGCAATGAAAAAGAGACACACAAATATGTATCAGAATTACTGGGGAAAGAAACCATAGACACCAACACCTACGGGCAGACCAAAGGAAAATCCGGCAGCTACTCCACCAACTTCCAGCAGAGCGGAAGGGAGCTGTTACAGCCGGATGAAGTCCGTATGCTGGATAACCAGAATGCACTTCTGTTTATCCGCGGGGAGCGGCCCATACTGGATGCCAAGTATGACCTGATGAAGCATCCCAACATCCGGTATACCGAGGACGGAGGTGCCGGCCCGTTCAATTATGCGAAAGCACCGCTGGCGCATGACGATTTTACATTTGACGAAACAAGATATGACGATTACGAACTGCTTCTGGATGAGGACATCATCGGGGAGCTTTTTTGA
- a CDS encoding PcfB family protein, which translates to MNYGGDAADQIVRYSLDGVDHGLRLSGTLAKHLAVFVAAVLKDQKKTRGKTRMVRMLKENKPLKFFTVPSDRLREFCSEGRKRGLLYVIIRDKKNPEMSEVMVFADDAAKVNRVMDKMNLDFVRSEVGEAVHEVTAGMEAPETEAVQETVQMPEGEVQFEISDLDEAFQVGDMDFSEEEKNQNHPEKEFSEPENFIPVQEEGEENLSGSSLHSRNISTGQEKGTDAGQREQERPSVRRELENIKREKAEESQKRSREKNRGPRKTQKKARNKRKVKAR; encoded by the coding sequence ATGAATTATGGAGGCGATGCGGCGGACCAGATCGTCCGGTATTCCCTGGACGGCGTGGACCACGGGCTCAGGCTTTCGGGTACGCTGGCAAAGCATCTGGCGGTATTTGTTGCCGCCGTATTAAAAGACCAGAAGAAAACGAGGGGCAAGACCAGAATGGTGCGGATGTTAAAGGAGAACAAGCCATTGAAGTTCTTCACTGTGCCATCTGACCGCCTGCGTGAATTCTGCAGTGAGGGCAGGAAACGAGGACTGCTCTATGTGATCATCCGGGATAAAAAGAACCCGGAGATGAGCGAGGTCATGGTCTTTGCCGATGATGCAGCCAAAGTCAACCGTGTCATGGATAAGATGAACCTTGATTTTGTAAGGAGCGAAGTCGGGGAAGCTGTCCATGAGGTAACCGCCGGAATGGAAGCACCGGAAACCGAAGCAGTACAGGAAACTGTGCAGATGCCAGAGGGCGAGGTGCAGTTTGAAATCAGCGATCTGGACGAAGCATTCCAGGTCGGTGACATGGACTTTTCTGAAGAGGAAAAGAACCAGAATCATCCCGAAAAGGAGTTTTCCGAACCGGAAAATTTTATCCCGGTGCAGGAAGAGGGGGAAGAGAATCTGTCCGGCTCTTCCTTGCACAGCAGAAATATTTCTACCGGGCAGGAAAAAGGGACTGATGCAGGGCAGAGGGAACAGGAGCGTCCCAGTGTCCGCCGGGAGCTGGAGAACATCAAACGGGAGAAAGCAGAGGAATCCCAGAAGCGGAGCCGGGAAAAGAACCGTGGACCAAGGAAAACGCAGAAGAAAGCAAGAAATAAACGAAAGGTGAAAGCGAGGTAG
- a CDS encoding ArdC-like ssDNA-binding domain-containing protein, whose protein sequence is MDLTKFLGQDSQEQSAQRLSKEEYAAQKKQEREEIWGMIDGKAQEVFQNGDSLKGFLDFMGRCKPQRTDNLFLLYAQNPEIRQVKTFEKWKEEGKVVKTGSKGYNFIVGQEYEKDGVIQQGYSIQKAYDISQIRTKQPEEAEPKPMDQLMEALLTDSEVRIQIADNLPDKVQAQYIPNKRTIYVRNGMSENATFHSISRELACASLDHHDGSYSRAGVSAQAYCAAYVTAQKYGVDVSGFSFDKVCQMQAFGQKDPKELRSFIQDVKSAAYSIGKQVDRSLGKSEQEFMTDEFAIPEEKTEKPAKSKKSPER, encoded by the coding sequence ATGGACCTGACAAAATTTTTAGGGCAGGACTCGCAGGAGCAGTCCGCCCAGCGGTTATCGAAAGAAGAATATGCCGCACAGAAAAAGCAGGAGAGGGAAGAAATCTGGGGTATGATCGATGGAAAGGCACAGGAGGTCTTCCAGAATGGGGACTCCTTAAAAGGATTCCTTGATTTTATGGGACGGTGCAAGCCGCAGAGGACAGACAACCTGTTCCTGCTTTATGCACAGAATCCGGAGATCCGGCAGGTCAAGACCTTTGAAAAATGGAAGGAAGAAGGCAAGGTAGTCAAGACCGGAAGCAAGGGATACAACTTCATTGTCGGACAGGAATATGAAAAGGACGGTGTCATCCAGCAGGGGTACTCCATCCAGAAAGCCTATGACATCAGCCAGATCCGTACCAAGCAGCCGGAAGAGGCAGAGCCAAAGCCGATGGACCAGCTGATGGAAGCACTGCTGACCGACAGCGAGGTACGGATTCAGATCGCAGACAATCTGCCGGATAAGGTACAGGCACAGTACATCCCGAACAAGCGGACGATCTATGTCCGAAATGGCATGAGCGAAAATGCAACGTTCCATTCCATCAGCCGGGAGCTGGCCTGTGCATCCCTTGACCATCACGATGGAAGCTACAGCCGGGCAGGGGTATCGGCACAGGCCTATTGTGCGGCGTATGTGACAGCACAGAAATACGGCGTGGATGTCTCCGGTTTTTCCTTTGACAAGGTATGCCAGATGCAGGCATTCGGACAGAAAGATCCGAAAGAACTCCGCTCCTTTATCCAGGATGTAAAGAGTGCAGCCTATTCCATTGGCAAGCAGGTAGACCGCAGCCTTGGCAAAAGCGAGCAGGAATTTATGACCGATGAATTTGCCATCCCGGAGGAAAAAACGGAGAAACCTGCCAAGAGTAAAAAGTCTCCGGAACGCTGA